One segment of Verrucomicrobiota bacterium DNA contains the following:
- the argJ gene encoding bifunctional glutamate N-acetyltransferase/amino-acid acetyltransferase ArgJ: MELVTKKIKGGGVTSPKGFKAAAVGCGIKTPEVLRSDLALIYSELPAASSALFTLNKVKAAPIRVSQTHLRAKEVRAFLMNSGNANACTGPRGIQDARRLCRETARLLDLRQRQVLISSTGIIGLPLPMDLMMPKLPDLVSQLGSTHEHGLQVAEAILTSDTRPKSRALSLELSGGTIRIGAVAKGAGMISPNMATMLCFVTTDAAIQPGELQRSLHYAVEQSFNRISVDGDMSTNDTVQLMANGAAGNKPIKAGSADARLFREALEQLLVKTAKALVKDGEKVTKFVELHVKGASTLTDAKKVAEAVGNSKLVQSSWNGEDPNWGRIMHAVGYAKARIREEMIDIYFDGLAAARSGMMADTGVTQLRNVVKKNRFSVTIDLGLGNAEYVLFCSDLSPEYVEYNRSEYAAWRRLKK; the protein is encoded by the coding sequence ATGGAATTGGTGACGAAGAAGATCAAAGGCGGCGGCGTGACTTCGCCCAAAGGATTCAAAGCGGCCGCCGTGGGCTGTGGAATCAAAACCCCCGAAGTCCTCCGTTCAGACTTGGCTCTGATCTACTCCGAGCTTCCGGCCGCTTCCTCCGCACTTTTCACTCTAAATAAAGTCAAGGCGGCCCCCATTCGAGTGTCACAGACCCACCTCCGCGCCAAAGAGGTGCGGGCCTTCCTGATGAACAGCGGCAATGCCAACGCCTGCACGGGGCCGCGGGGAATTCAGGATGCGAGACGGCTCTGCCGGGAGACGGCTAGGCTGCTCGACTTGCGTCAGCGTCAGGTCCTGATTTCTTCCACCGGCATCATCGGCCTGCCTCTGCCAATGGACCTCATGATGCCCAAACTGCCTGATTTGGTTTCGCAGTTGGGTAGCACCCATGAGCATGGTCTTCAGGTGGCGGAGGCCATTCTGACTAGCGATACCCGGCCGAAATCACGCGCTCTTTCTCTCGAGCTGAGTGGAGGAACCATCCGAATAGGGGCGGTGGCCAAAGGGGCTGGGATGATCTCCCCGAACATGGCCACCATGCTCTGTTTCGTCACAACCGACGCCGCCATCCAGCCGGGAGAACTCCAGAGGTCGCTTCATTACGCCGTGGAGCAATCGTTCAATCGCATCTCGGTGGATGGCGATATGAGCACCAATGACACGGTGCAGCTCATGGCCAACGGAGCCGCTGGGAACAAGCCGATCAAGGCCGGTTCGGCCGATGCCCGGCTCTTTCGGGAGGCGCTGGAGCAGCTTTTGGTGAAGACGGCCAAGGCGCTTGTCAAAGACGGTGAGAAAGTCACCAAGTTCGTGGAACTGCACGTCAAAGGAGCCTCTACTTTGACCGACGCCAAGAAAGTCGCGGAGGCAGTTGGCAATTCCAAGTTGGTCCAGTCCTCTTGGAATGGGGAGGATCCCAACTGGGGTCGGATCATGCACGCAGTGGGCTATGCCAAAGCCCGAATACGGGAAGAGATGATCGATATCTACTTCGATGGCTTGGCGGCAGCCCGCTCCGGGATGATGGCGGACACCGGGGTGACGCAGTTGCGCAATGTCGTGAAGAAGAATCGTTTCTCCGTCACAATCGATCTCGGCTTGGGCAATGCCGAGTATGTTCTCTTTTGTTCGGATCTTTCGCCTGAGTATGTGGAATACAATCGCTCGGAATACGCGGCTTGGCGGCGATTGAAAAAGTGA
- the argB gene encoding acetylglutamate kinase, which produces MTDPGTAKTEVLLEALPYMQQFRGLTFLIKVGGSAMEDEELLRSLLRDVVFLEAVGINPVIVHGGGKAISQAMERKNLEPQWVSGLRVTDREAVRVVEETLGRVINPALVEMLRGLGGRATGVPGKSVFQASRMSAQGADGQVVSLGFVGQVEEVDPGLVDAVVQGEQVPVVTPLGNEPETGATLNVNADLAASALACEMRVTKLIYLSDVRGVLRNASQEESLIPSIAQGEIEGLIEKKVIQGGMIPKVRSASQALDAGVKKVHLIDGRIKHALLLEVFTDLGIGTEIVR; this is translated from the coding sequence ATGACTGATCCAGGAACAGCCAAAACGGAAGTCCTGCTGGAGGCACTGCCTTACATGCAGCAATTCCGCGGATTGACCTTCCTGATCAAGGTCGGTGGGAGCGCCATGGAGGATGAGGAACTGCTTCGCAGCCTTTTGCGGGACGTCGTCTTTCTGGAAGCCGTTGGCATCAATCCAGTCATCGTGCACGGCGGCGGAAAGGCCATTTCCCAAGCCATGGAACGGAAAAATCTCGAGCCCCAATGGGTCTCTGGACTCCGAGTGACGGATCGAGAGGCGGTCCGGGTGGTCGAAGAAACGCTCGGGCGCGTCATCAACCCCGCCCTGGTCGAGATGCTCCGAGGCCTCGGGGGCCGGGCCACCGGGGTGCCTGGCAAATCGGTTTTCCAAGCCTCCCGCATGTCGGCCCAGGGAGCCGACGGCCAGGTGGTCTCGTTGGGCTTTGTGGGGCAAGTGGAGGAGGTCGATCCGGGATTGGTCGATGCCGTGGTCCAAGGCGAGCAGGTCCCCGTGGTCACTCCCTTAGGCAATGAGCCCGAGACGGGGGCGACTCTCAATGTGAATGCGGACTTGGCCGCCAGTGCCCTCGCTTGTGAGATGAGAGTGACCAAGCTGATCTATCTCAGTGATGTGCGAGGAGTCTTGCGCAACGCGTCCCAGGAAGAGTCCCTCATTCCCAGCATTGCCCAAGGTGAGATCGAGGGTCTTATCGAAAAGAAAGTTATCCAAGGAGGGATGATTCCGAAAGTTCGCTCGGCCTCCCAAGCCCTCGATGCCGGCGTAAAAAAAGTCCACTTGATCGATGGTCGCATCAAACACGCCCTCCTTTTGGAAGTTTTCACCGACCTTGGCATCGGGACCGAGATTGTCCGCTGA
- a CDS encoding acetylornithine transaminase, with protein MQTTALTDQWIVPTYGRLPVALELGRGTEVWDEDGKRYLDFAMGIATCSLGHCPEVIQKTLAEQSAQLIHCSNLFHIRKQAELAALISEEFLQAPGRTFFCNSGAEANEGLYKLARRYGQARPSPNGPRYEILTFEGSFHGRTLAGISATAQEKVKQGFGPLLPGFRHLPFNDVGALQQAVGPETVAILLECVQGEGGIHVATPAFLQAIQKLCQEQDLLLLADEVQAGFGRCGERNAWEAILPQSEWETFQPDAVSWAKGMGGGLPIGAFWIRNQSDRTTDLPALLGAGSHGTTYGGSPLMSAVSRAVLREILDQNLIENARSLGHQSRSQIESWNHPAIQEVRGRGLLLGIQFDEKALGYLSESKRSGKPVMVALVERLLADGLLTVMAAGGVLRLLPPLNVSASQIEEGLTILRKTLDTLVE; from the coding sequence ATGCAAACTACCGCCCTGACCGACCAATGGATCGTGCCCACCTATGGGCGGCTTCCGGTGGCGTTGGAGCTTGGTCGGGGAACGGAGGTTTGGGACGAGGACGGGAAGCGCTACCTGGACTTTGCCATGGGAATCGCGACTTGCTCCCTCGGCCATTGTCCGGAGGTGATTCAGAAGACTTTGGCGGAGCAAAGCGCCCAGTTGATTCACTGCTCCAATCTCTTCCACATCCGAAAGCAAGCCGAGTTGGCGGCGCTCATCAGCGAAGAGTTTTTGCAGGCGCCTGGTCGGACCTTCTTCTGCAATAGCGGAGCGGAGGCCAATGAAGGGCTCTACAAATTGGCTCGTCGCTACGGGCAGGCCCGGCCCTCTCCCAACGGCCCTCGCTACGAAATTCTCACTTTCGAGGGCTCCTTTCACGGACGGACCCTGGCGGGCATTTCGGCCACGGCGCAGGAAAAGGTCAAGCAGGGTTTCGGGCCGCTCTTGCCAGGGTTTCGGCATCTGCCTTTCAATGATGTCGGCGCCTTGCAGCAAGCGGTCGGCCCCGAGACGGTCGCCATTTTGTTGGAGTGCGTGCAGGGGGAGGGGGGCATCCACGTCGCCACCCCCGCCTTTCTGCAAGCCATTCAGAAACTCTGCCAAGAGCAAGACCTGCTCTTGCTAGCGGACGAGGTGCAGGCGGGCTTTGGTCGCTGCGGGGAGCGCAATGCCTGGGAAGCGATTTTGCCGCAGTCGGAATGGGAGACCTTTCAGCCCGACGCTGTCAGTTGGGCCAAGGGCATGGGCGGGGGGCTGCCCATCGGAGCTTTTTGGATCCGAAACCAGAGCGATCGGACGACGGACCTACCCGCTCTTTTGGGCGCAGGCAGCCATGGGACGACCTACGGTGGCTCACCTCTCATGTCGGCGGTCTCCCGTGCGGTCCTGAGAGAGATTCTCGACCAAAATCTCATCGAGAATGCTCGCTCGCTGGGACACCAGAGCCGAAGTCAGATTGAGTCCTGGAACCACCCAGCCATCCAGGAAGTCAGAGGGCGCGGGCTTTTGCTTGGCATTCAGTTTGATGAGAAGGCTCTCGGCTACCTCTCGGAGAGCAAGCGATCTGGAAAACCGGTCATGGTGGCCTTAGTGGAACGACTTCTTGCGGATGGGCTTCTGACCGTGATGGCGGCTGGCGGGGTGCTGCGATTGTTGCCACCCTTGAACGTCTCGGCTTCCCAAATCGAAGAGGGACTGACCATCCTGAGAAAGACTTTAGACACTCTGGTAGAATGA